In the Populus trichocarpa isolate Nisqually-1 chromosome 1, P.trichocarpa_v4.1, whole genome shotgun sequence genome, AGGTGGATTTGACATTTTTGCTGGGTGATGAGAAAACAATTGTTAGTTCGAAAATAACTGTTTTACCCAGAGTTGAAGGTAACTATTAAGGCCATTCTTTGCTCGTAGAATTTGATCAGACATCTGTAGGAAATTTGCAAATGTTGTTCTTACAATGGCAGTTCATACCATAGCACTGGCTAATCGAACACTATTGTTGAATAGGTTCTTCTTCTCCGCTAGTTTTGGATGGAGCAGACCTGAAGCTGCTTTCAGTTAAAGTCAATGGTGAGGAACTGAAGGTATGTATATTTCACTCTTCCAGATGTTGGCTTAGCTTGTGGATTTTTCCACTTAACTATATTGGAAAGCTTTTTTGCTTTTTCGATCCTGATATTTGTCTACACTCTTTCCTATAGGAGGTTTTGATAATGTtataccttttccttttttcgcATTTTATTAGTCCAAGGATGCTCACACCCAGTTAGAACACTTGCCATTTTGTGATGTTTGGCactttattccttttctttccccatctctctctcttttttttcccctcttctttctctcttctttctttttttggggcGGGGAGGGTTTAAGATAATTTGGTGATGATTTAACACAACTTTATTTTTgcgcttttcttttttccagaaTGGAGATTATCATTTGGAATCACGCCATTTAACAATCCTATCACCACCTTCTGGTAAATTTACGTTGGAAATTGTTACTGAGATATATCCCCAGAAGAACACATCATTGGAGGTACAACATATTTTCTCTCGTCCTTTTCACAGATGCTTCTTGTGACTGTTTGCTAGATTTGAAGTTGCActatcctttttttctctttagggACTTTACAAGTCATCTGGGAATTTCTGCACTCAATGTGAAGCAGAGGGTTTCCGCAAAATTACATATTATCAGGTTAATTCATAGAACCATTTAATTCTATTGATTCATTCTGCTAAATacaactttaaaatattttattttaatatgttaacaGGATCGCCCTGATATAATGGCAAAATACACTGTCCGGATTGAAGCTGATAAATCTTTGTACCCAGTATTGCTATCTAATGGAAATCTCTTGGAACAAGGAGACCTTGAGGTGAATTTACCTGTTATGTAGAATAGCCTCCCCCAtccaccaaaaaataaaataaaattaatcaccATCCAAAGTCTGCTTCTCTGGTTCTGTTGCAGGGTGGTAAGCATTATGTTCTATGGGAGGATCCCTTCAAGAAACCTTGCTATTTGTTTGCATTGGTTGCTGGACAGCTGGAGAGCAGAGATGACATGTTTGTTACCCGTTCTGGTCGAAATGTGTCACTAAGAATTTGGACCCCTGCACAAGATGTACCCAAGACAGCACATGCCATGTATTCACTTAAAGCAGCAATGAAATGGGATGAGGATGTTAGTATCTTCCTATCTAAcccattatttaaaaataacatcaaacctAAGTTTTGGGTTTTAGTGTTAAGAGTCTTACCATTTTATCATGTAACTCTGCAAACAGGTTTTTGGTCTTGAATATGACCTAGATCTCTTTAACATTGTTGCTGTCCCTGATTTTGACATGTAAGTTACATTCTTTGTTTAGTAAAACGTGCTCATATAATAGCCCTTTATCTTGTTTGATCTGTATAATGGTGACAAATACTGTTAGTTTCATGCACTTAAGCACTCACACTACTTGTTTCTGATTGATTGTCAGGGGAGCCATGGAGAACAAAAGTTTGAATGTATGTCATCTAACATTCTCGAGTTCATCatcatttatatttgtttattttatcttcttattaacaccaaaaattaattgatcttATCTATATGGATTTCCTTTTGGCAGATTTTCAATTCCAAGCTTGTTTTGGCATCCCCAGAAACTGCTTCAGATGCAGATTATGCTGCTATTCTTAGGGTTATTGGCCATGAGGTTTGTTATGATATAACAGAAGGagcatattttttcaaaacctttTGTATGATTCCGAGGAATGTATTGTTTTGACTTGAATTTTGTCTTGTTTCTATCTGCAGTATTTCCACAACTGGACAGGCAACAGGTTGGCTTAAAGTCCTCCCATTTTTTATCCTGTCTTTATGCCAGTGTTATTGCattctatttttatatgcaGAGAAATAAGATCTGTGTTGTTGCAGTATGTTTGTAGTGGATTTGTTGTTCTAGTGGTCATGGAGatgaatgtattttttattgcttttgttttattgtgaatTACTGTATGTATTGAAACTTTAATTAAGTGATATCTGAATAAATGCAGGGTGACTTGTCGTGACTGGTTCCAGCTCAGTTTAAAGGAAGGTCTAACTGTATTTCGTGATCAGGTAGAACTCTTTTCTTTCCTATATAACGAGTGGCAATTTCATAGTCATATTAGTACcttctttatttattcttgaaaatCTTTCAACAATGCTAGGAGTTTTCATCTGATATGGGAAGCCGCACTGTGAAGAGGATCTCTGATGTTTCAAGGCTTCGAATTTCTCAGTTCCCGCAGGTTCTTTCTTGTCCCTTTTCACAATTTTTGAAGTGATGTCTTAAGTATTAATCTTCAGGTGTTTAAATTACTTTCACAATTATAAGTTGATACATGAGTATGCTTTCTCTATAATTTCACATGGATTCTGATACAGCATACTATATGCAAGCTCTAACAAAGCTATTTTGTAATCATTCAGGATGCCGGTCCTATGGCTCATCCAGTGCAACCACATTCATATATCAAGGTATGAAATCTACTTATTTATCAAAGACCTTTTCTGTTAAACTATCTGCTTgctttaaacttaatttttagatGTGTACTGTATTCAATGTCGCTGCCTCTTTATCCACAGATGGACAACTTCTACACAGGTTAGTTTCTGCTCTGTATGACTTATTCAGTCAAAGCTTCATGAAACACTTTGCTTTCAAGTGGTTTGGAATTTggtcttttaacttttttgatatttggctGTCTTTTGCAATGACATTGGGTTCATTCTGATACGGGACTTTTCACCGCCAAAAATTTGCAGTGACGGTATGGTTTGGAAATTTGTGGTtgcatcttttaattttgttcagtTTTCCTTCTTTCACGAGGCCAGTTACCTAATTGTTCatcttttgggttttctttcttgtttttcttcgtTGCAGGTGTATCAAAAGGTATGAAAGCATTCTCATCATGTGTATATATGTGCATGTGTGTGGATAAGGAGCACTGTTGATGCAtcaaattcttatttttgtgtATCAGGGAGCGGAAGCTGTCAGGATGTACAAAACCTTATTAGGGAGTCAAGGTTTCAGAAAGGTAGAAAATGATCCAAACTGATTCTTGTGTGATAATCAGCTATACCATAAAACTATGCATCCTGGAAAATTTAAccacaattgttttttgtatttcagGGCATGgatctttattttaaaagacaTGATGGTCAAGCTGTGACATGTGAAGATTTTTTTGCTGCCATGCGAGATGCAAATGATGCAGATTTCGCTAATTTCTTACAATGGTATAGACctgtcttttattttctttgaattaccctctgtttttttatgcttaccttggaatgtaataaaattacaggTACTCCCAAGCTGGTACACCTCTGGTTAAAGTTACTTCATCTTATGATGCTGAAGCTCATACTTTCACCTTAAAGTTCAGGTATACATGCTAACTTCCTTGCGAGAGGCATAATCTTCCTTTATTAGTCTTGTGGTATGACTGACAACTCGGAATCTGGATATTCCACAGTCAAGAAGTACCACCAACGCCAGGGCAACCAGTTAAAGAACCCATGTTCATTCCTGTGGTGTTAGGGCTGCTCGACACAAGTGGCAAGGACATGCCACTCTCGTCTGTGTATCATGATGGAGCATTGAAGTCTATTGCAAGTGGCAGTCAACCAGCCTATAGTACAATTCTTAGAGTAACCAAGGTGAGAGCACACCGGTGAACCCATGCTTGCTTTATCTTTGCATGTTTTAGTTTCTCCTTGGATATCTTGTTAACTGCAGCTGCTTTCCAATGTCctatttttgattgttttgcCAGATTTTTGGTTAAGCATCAAAATGGTCTTTTCAGATTTTTCTTGGTTGGATATGTGTTACTAGTTATTCATATGAATTAGTGGTGTTCCTGGATCTACTATAAAGATGTTAGTAGTTGTGGTTGGAGTTAGTTAGTTGTTATATGATgcttttattgtgatttttatttattgagattaAAAGGAAATGAATTTATATCATGCATCACTTTTATCAATAAGAAGTGAATTTACTGCTGATGCTGCACAGAAAGAGGAGGAATTTGTTTTCTCTGATATACTTGAGCGGCCAGTACCTTCTCTATTGCGGGGTTTCAGCGCTCCAATCCGTCTTGAATCTGATCTCTCTGACAGTGATCTGTTTTTCCTCCTTGCTCATGATTCAGATGAATTCAACCGGTTTGTCTATCTCTAAGCATTTGTGCCATTTTTCTTACTTTAAGTGACTGATGGAAAGGTATtttgtactctttttttttttgtttcagatgGGAGGCTGGACAAGTCTTGGCTAGAAAACTGATGCTCAGTTTAGTCTCTGATTTCCAACAAGGGAAACCATTGGTTCTGAACCCAAAGTTTGTGCAAGGGCTAAGAAGCGTACTTAGTGACTCGAACTTGGATAAGGTATGGCCAGTGTTTTTTCCTCATCTTCCTCCTCTTGTTTGTGGGGAGGGAGGAGGTAGAAGATTCATGCACCAGAGTAGATAGAAGATGTAATGCACTAATGAGGCTTAATCTTTTTGTTATCCAGGAATTTATTGCAAAGGCAATAACACTACCAGGTGAAGGAGAAATAATGGACATGATGGAAGTTGCAGATCCTGATGCTGTTCATGCTGTTCAATCTTTCATCAGGAAGCAGCTTGCATCTGAACTGAAAGCAGAGTTTTTACGCACAGTATGGCCAGTCACCCTGGGTTTACTTTATTTGTACTTAATGTCTCCACTTCTTGATTAATCACTTTGGGTGAATGAATTTGTCATACTTCACAGGTCGAAAACAATAGGAGCTCAGAAGAGTATGTGTTTAACCATCCTAACATGGCTAGGCGTGCTCTAAAGAATATTGCCCTTGGTCtgtgtttcttctcttggtCTTGTGTTTCTTGGCATCATGGTATTTAAAGTTTCTAGATTATAGTAACTAATTTAAGTAGTTACACCTGTCTTTTCCACCATCTGCAGCATATCTTGCATCACTTGAAGACCAGGAGTTAACTGAGCTTGCATTGCATGAGTACAAAACTGCCACAAATATGACCGATCAATTTGCAGCTTTGGACAGCCATAGCCCAAAATCCTGGGAAAACTTGTGATGAAGTACTTGCTGACTTCTACACCAAGTGGCAGGATGAATTTTTGGTGAGTCTTTTGCTGAGAgcaattcattttaattgttttgtcgTGCCCTGTTTCACCGAGGACAAGTATATTTGGGAAACAATGACTTCCATGAGGCTATTATATCATTGGAAGCCATTTCAAGGAACAGAGCATTGAAGTAATTTTGTTATCTCTTGTTGGATAATATGTTCTCTCTTTCTGATAGGTTGTGAATAATTGGTTTGCCCTTCAAGCCATGTCTGATGTTCCTGGTAATGTTGAGAATGTTCAGAACCTCTTGAATCATCCAGCATTTGATCTGCGCAATCCAAACAAGGTATGCAATCATCAATAACTGTTTATGTTTGTTTGTGTGCGCACCTTCATGTGTCAATTTCGAAGTTTTGATTGAAATTGAACCCTTTGTGTGATATGCAGGTACACTCACTCATTAAAGCATTCTGCAGCTCACTCGTGAATTTCCATGCAAAGGACGGGTCAGGCTACAAGTTCTTGGGGGAGATTGTGGTGCAACTGGACAAAATTAATCCTCAGGTTTGTTTCTATATTACATCCACGGAGTAGGAAGTAAATTGTCGTTATCACTATGCTCATGGGATTGATCATCTGTAGTTGCTTGTTCAATAACCTCCGTGGATTCCAGATGGCATCCCGGATGGTATCAGCCTTCTCAAGATGGAAACGCTATGATGAAACCCGGCAAAACCTTGCCAAGGTAAGTAGCCGGTGCCATTTTTTCTGTGGAATAACCATCCAAAAGCATTGATGTTGCCTACATTAGATTTACCTTTGAGATTTGTTGTTGGCTGGCATGTTAATTTGTATCCAAATTGGCACGGTTTAATGCAGGCACAGCTGGAGATGATCGTGTCTGCCAATGGACTGTCAGAGAACGTATTTGAGATCGCCTCAAAAAGTTTAGCTGCTTAAATGCCTAAAATTTGCAGGTTGCAGTTGTTTGTCATCAGTGCTTGCGACGGTGATGTGGGACAATAAGTGTGTTTGGCACATTTGCAAGATCACCATGATAAGCATGCTGTCCTCGTTATGTCTCTTTCATGGAAGAGACAGGATTCTGTAACTTTCAATACATCTTTGCATGGAATATTTCCCAAAATAATACCCTGATGatgcttttttcttcttggttgGGTGAACTTGAATGTTACTCCACTGATGTTTTAATGAATAGTGTTATAAGAGGAGGGGTACAATaaaactcttctttttttgttaactaGATTGTTAGCTTACGCTACATTGTAGGCTAGATTAAGattcttttcaatgtgaaaaaTGTTCAAGCATGGCTAATAagttttctagtagaaaaaaaaaaaaagattatgtgagaattaattaattcgATTTGACATGTTTAACTTGATAGGTTTAAAGGTAACCCAAATGACGAGTAAAATCATAGTCTAACTAAAAACACTCAAgacaaccaattttttttttaaaaaaatatcaaaacatgaaCATATTAGAAGGATTTGAGTCAACTTGTTAAATTCGAAACTTAGATCATGATaactcaatataaaacaaatcaaaataaattatgaagttaaattctcaatcaatccaatattgaatgatgagattgaaaaaaaaaataaaaacaaaaaaaatgacataagcTAGCTTGAGCTAACATGTCCAATTCATAACCTGAGTCGTGAGACTAGGAAAACCCCTTAAAAagtaaatcgaaacaaattatgaagtctaattctacggtcaatccaatattgaagaatgaagttgaaaaaaataaattaaaaaaggacacaaaaaaTGACCctagtcaacccgagttaaccgtTAAACCCATGATCCGAgttatgagatcgggataacctcatagaaaacaaatcaagaaattgACCCGTGACAACCCAAATTACCTTGCCAAAACCGCAACTCGGATCATGAGAtaactttatataaaacaaattgaaacaaattatgaaacataatttttaatcaacctatttttgaacaatgaaattgaatccaataaaaaaatagacgaaAAATATCTCGAGTCAACTAAGATTAACCTACAAAACTTGTGATCATGGTCATTAGACCAagataatataatagaaattaaatcgaaacaaatcatgaaatccaATTCCTAAtcgatttaatattaaatgatgaaataaaaaaaacaccaattaaaatgaaaaaatccaAGTCCATTGGGTTAATACGCTAAACTCGTAACACAAATCATGAAATtagaataattacataaaaaacaaacaacaaaaaaatcatgaagcttaatCTATAATGCATTAAATTAAAcgttgaataataataataaaaaaaaaacaaaggcaacgaaaaaaaatacttatataataaatagtatttttcaaGGTGATGCGCTGGAAGAAAAAACTATTGATTTTagtattaagttaattaattttaattccaatatcatttttttaagctCAAATATAATAATCCAACAAGCATTATTATTACACCGATGTTCCAGACGTTCCCGTGCATACGATATCCTGGCTGTACTAATTGAAAAGATaatcagaagaaaaaattgttaggtgtgagagagagagagagagagagagagagagagagagaggtggggTAAAGGTTTATGGGCAGATTTTATGTATGCTCTCCCAACCAGGATTTTATGCTCTCCAGATTTTTTGTTAACACATGTAATCACCAAGAACAAGAGGAGCAGAAGGTGTTAATGGAGTTTTAAAGTTTGAACTTGAGTGAAATTACATTCCTCAACTGCCCCCCACAAGTATTGCCCCCCCAACTTGTGGACAGCCTAAGAGCACAAGAAGTATGTGAAAAGGATAAACAAAcacaaacttttcttttttcttggtgttttgTAGCTGTTTAACGGACAAAAGCTTAATAATCTTCCCTTTTTTAATGGGAGCACAAttatttggtttgctttctcATTTCTCCAAGCCCTTTGCAACCTATACGGGCCATGGGGGAGAAAATTATCACCATTCTAAGTTTGATCTCAACCCTCAACATTGAGTGATAATTGTCTACTTTTGAGTAGCATGTCTAAACCCACTAGACAATAGTGTAGAATATCTTGTGTTGttttgtttggaatttttttttttaaattcgaggaaaccccacctCTTGAAAAGTGTACTTTGTGAGCCCAGGTGAGCAAGTAAAATCACGGTTATCCTAGGCttttacaagaggtgcacgtcctgactcgaactcgagacctacTGTGTAGATCTCAAGCTCTTTACCATCACGCTACGCCCCTTGGGAACTTTTTTGGACTGATAAATCCAAATTCATAAATGTTAGCTtacaagcttaaaaaaaaaaaaaaaaaactctcatagTTTTATCCTGATGTAACCTTAAAGATCGCATATTGCAGTAGCACTTGGTGCctcaaaaataattgaaaataccttttcaaatatgtttaaattaaccaaaaaaaatattaaacttattaTGTTTTAATGATATTGATATTGTCATTAAAACATTCACATTTTTATTTCGTATTAAAAACGGAAATGTATCATATTCTCACAGCTAGTATTGGAACTTCAACGTAAATGCATCGACAAGCACGCGATTCCgaccaaatcaaatctatggatttcaaataataataaaaaaaaaaaccatatctaCAAACTTAGATGTTAGATGTTGAGGTAATAGATTTGGCTCGGCATTCCGATTCTTAACcattatgttaaatatttttatttatttttgtgttttaaaaatatttttttaaaaaaattatttatttttatttttttctttgcttcaaattaagttttttggtatttttatattgttttaatgtgctgatgtcaaaaataatttttttaaaaaatttttattttgataaatttcttaaccaaaaatactttgaaaaataactgtaaccatattctcaaacacccATTTAATATAGTAAAtgggtggatttttttttgctataagtataaataataaaactttagGTTATAATCTAGGTAGAAGAACAAGGCAACCTTTGAAATGTAGAGACGTAGATGTCTCACAGGAGCTTGGCATTTTCTTTTTGAGCTAGAGTGAGTCAGATTGGATTAAAAGCAATCAATTTTTGAGTTAGATTAGCTTAAAAAGAATTTACCAGGACCGAAGCATGTCCGAGCCATGACCGAATGTGCTTgttggtttttcaaaatttctttaaaatccaaaattgacGCCATATCCAAGACTTGGAAGTGAATACAACGTAAATGATACCAGAGCCCACCAATCACCCAGACCGAGAATTTAAGTATTAACACAGTAGCCCATCTCTTGTTTCGGgcctagtgtgtgtgtgtgtgtgtgtgtattccaCAAGATTTTTCATTCAAGAGAACAGGTTTACTGGACCAGAGAGAGCCCATGTTTCTAACGATGACAGGCTCTTACAGACTGTCTTAACCGAACTAACTCCCTATTGGACGGGACAGAACAAAGCAAAAGCATAATTATTAGATTATTAGACTTTTAAATGTAATTGAAAATCTTTTACTATTTCCTTACAAATCTGTGGAGTTGGAGGCAGGTTGTGACACGCTAGGCGTTGAATGATGAAGTTGTCTTTTTGAAATGAAGGGTGTATTAGTTAGAAGGATTTATCGTTTAGTATTCTATTCactaaaaaatctataatttagaagaatctagataaaaaaattagttgtcaTTCCTAGTTCACTCTACTTAAAGCTTAAGCTGTCTGTCATTTCATTTTTGTTctatttaggttttgtttttaaaaaaaacataacaaatcctctgttttcttttaatcaGATCATCAAAAAAACATCTAGGTAAATCTATCTCCCCCTTTTCTCACATTAGTTTCCATTTTATatgcttattatttttattagttattatattTACTTTTGAAGTTTTTCTGTCCATATTTTGAATTATCCTTTTATCTATAAGAACCCTGCCAGTGTGTGCGAGCGCTTCTGTTTTTGGTTCAAGGGTTTTAGGTTCCTTTTAGTGGGTTTTGGCCATCTGGGTAGTTATTACTTCGTCAATCTTTGACTCTTTTAATGGGTTTTAATAGATTTGATCATTAACTAATAGATTCATTATAGTAGTTTATATAGGGATTTTTCTTGTCAGTTTTTAAATGGCTAGATTGATTCTTCCATGCAAAAGTTCCTGTCTTGCAAAGACCAGTCTCTTGGGTTTGATCTCCTCTGCTCCTGTGATTACTCTCATCCTATTTTCTCGTTGATTTTTATACgcatacatgttttttatttgttggtgttaattatttaatgaataGCTTTGATTGGTTGTTGGGACTCTCTTATGTTGTGTTGCAATGAATTATTGGCACCCAGAAGGAGCATGAAGGCTATTGATTTCTGTTGCTATAATTTGCACTAGCTTTATTAACGGTGCTACATCCTTAAAAGAATTTGTTTCCACCAGTAAGGTGTTACCTTTGTTGTTTTAAGTTCATTGTTCTATATGATTTTGAGATTTAGCTTCTTGGGTGGTTACTTTCTCTTTTACTcatttattcttgttttgaaCATTGTTGGTGATCATGTAgtagattttttgttgtttgtttatgTATCTTTTAATCCATTCATTTATGTCCTGCAGCTTCGAGCTACCGGTAGACCTAGTTGCTTTCAGAGTTCAGTGAGAAATATCTCGAAATACAGAGGATTCCTCAGTTCAGAGGTTTGCATAATTTTTCCACGTGTGACCTTGAAAATCTGAACGCaagtttttctttgattattttgGCTTCAAGTCATCGTTGTATTCCAAGTTCTGCCAATTGTCCTGACAAAATTGTTATCTAGGTTGCCTTTCGAAGGAAGAACCGGTTTTCGTACCCAGCATTATATGTA is a window encoding:
- the LOC18109358 gene encoding LOW QUALITY PROTEIN: puromycin-sensitive aminopeptidase (The sequence of the model RefSeq protein was modified relative to this genomic sequence to represent the inferred CDS: deleted 1 base in 1 codon) gives rise to the protein MHVYDLIVHSLTYFQRDKQDRRRLICAVATEPLPKQVEESKMDAPKEIFLKDYKLPDYYFDSVDLTFLLGDEKTIVSSKITVLPRVEGSSSPLVLDGADLKLLSVKVNGEELKNGDYHLESRHLTILSPPSGKFTLEIVTEIYPQKNTSLEGLYKSSGNFCTQCEAEGFRKITYYQDRPDIMAKYTVRIEADKSLYPVLLSNGNLLEQGDLEGGKHYVLWEDPFKKPCYLFALVAGQLESRDDMFVTRSGRNVSLRIWTPAQDVPKTAHAMYSLKAAMKWDEDVFGLEYDLDLFNIVAVPDFDMGAMENKSLNIFNSKLVLASPETASDADYAAILRVIGHEYFHNWTGNRVTCRDWFQLSLKEGLTVFRDQEFSSDMGSRTVKRISDVSRLRISQFPQDAGPMAHPVQPHSYIKMDNFYTVTVYQKGAEAVRMYKTLLGSQGFRKGMDLYFKRHDGQAVTCEDFFAAMRDANDADFANFLQWYSQAGTPLVKVTSSYDAEAHTFTLKFSQEVPPTPGQPVKEPMFIPVVLGLLDTSGKDMPLSSVYHDGALKSIASGSQPAYSTILRVTKKEEEFVFSDILERPVPSLLRGFSAPIRLESDLSDSDLFFLLAHDSDEFNRWEAGQVLARKLMLSLVSDFQQGKPLVLNPKFVQGLRSVLSDSNLDKEFIAKAITLPGEGEIMDMMEVADPDAVHAVQSFIRKQLASELKAEFLRTVENNRSSEEYVFNHPNMARRALKNIALAYLASLEDQELTELALHEYKTATNMTDQFAALTAIAQNPGKTCDEVLADFYTKWQDEFLVVNNWFALQAMSDVPGNVENVQNLLNHPAFDLRNPNKVHSLIKAFCSSLVNFHAKDGSGYKFLGEIVVQLDKINPQMASRMVSAFSRWKRYDETRQNLAKAQLEMIVSANGLSENVFEIASKSLAA